GACGCATATGGTGATGGCCGCTGGTGATCTGCTTCCCTGGCGTGAGATAGGCACGCCACAAGGCCAGACTATTGACCTAACATGGCGGGAATGGGGTGCTATCATAGCCGATTGGGCAAATCAATCCTGGCACACTCGACCAAGTGGGCTAGGGGGTGCCCCGCATACACAGATGCAGCGCCAGTGGGAGTATCTTGATTTCTCTATGAGCGATTATCTTAACTATGTAATCTTTCGCTATGATGAGTGGGCAGATGCGGTACTTGCCATTATCAAGGCAAAATCACAGCTATAATGATGTCGTACCAGCTATCGCAAGGTGGGAACGAGTAACGCCGCAGCCGACAGAGGAGCAGTAGCGATGAGCGAGAGCCAAACGGAAGAGACCGAGCAGAGCGGCGACCTGGGGTTCACCTACCGCGTGCGCAAGAACGAGGATGTGGTTATCCTGCACCACGGGGCCGTGGCCGCCACGCTGCGCGGCAGCGCCGCCCGCGACTTTATCGCCAAGCTCGCAAGCTGCACCGAGGGCGAGGCGCAGCAGCGGATGGCCCGCCTGACCGGCAACTACAAGCGCGGCAACGAGCGCAAGGCGGGCAGGCACCCCCGCAACCATGGATGAGCTGCACAGAGCGTGATCGTTGGGCACCCGCAAGATACAAGAGCCGAGGAGCATATGCTCGATCAAAGATTCGTCATCATTGGCACGCTGATCAGCACCTCGGGCGCGATCACGTACCTGTGGAACACCATCAAGGGCCGCGTGCGGCCCAACCGCGTGTCGTTCCTGCTGTGGTCGGTCGCGCCCATGATCGCCTTCGCGGCCCAGGTGCGGCAGGGCGTGGGCCTTGAGGCGCTGATGACGTTTAGCACCGGCTTCCTGCCGCTGCTCATCTTCACCGCCTCGTTTGTCAACAAGCAGGCCGAGTGGAAGCTCACGCGGTTCGATCTGATCTGCGGCGTGCTCTCGGTGGTGGGGCTGGCGCTCTGGCTGATCACCAGGGTCGGCAACGTGGCGATCTTCTTCAGCATCGTGGCCGACGGCCTGGCCGGGCTGCCGACGCTGAACAAGGCCTACCGCCACCCCGAGACCGAGCTCGCCTGGCCATGGCTGGCCACCTGTGTGGGCATCACGCTCACGCTGCTGACGCTGGGCGAGTGGACCTTCGCCAACAGCGGGTTTATCATCTACATCTTCATCATCGACATTATCATCTTCGCCTGCGTGCAGTTTCGGCTCGGCAAGCGGCTCGTGCAAGGAACCCATGCAGAACAGAGCCATTGAGACCGCACGGCTGCGCATCCGAGCGGTGCGGGCGGCGGATCTGGACGATATCTGCGAGTATGGGGCCGATCCAGAAGCAGGGCGCTATATGCGCTACTGGCCCAAGACGCGCGCGAAGATCGCCGATTTCATCGACACCTGCATCGGCGAGATGTCAAACAGCCAGCCGAGCTGGTACGAGTTCGCGATCATCCTGCGAGAACACAGCAAAATGATCGGGAATATATCGCTGGTGGTCGAGGCGGATCAGGCCGAGATCGGGTGGATATCAAACAGGCGCTACTGGAATCACGGCTATATGACCGAGGCGGCTCAAGCGGTCATACACTTGGCCTTTGATGCGCTGGGCATGCGCAAAATCATCGGGACATGCCACGAGGAGAACATCGGCTCGGCGCGTGTGATGGAGAAGTGCGGGATGGCGCGGGCAGGCCACGAGGAAGGCCACCAGATGATCAAGGATGGCGTGGCGCACACCTATACGCGGCTGATATACTGCATTGAGAAGGGAAAATAGCGAGGAGCGCCAATGACCATCCAGATCGTGTTTGAGACCCACTCGTGGAGTGAGGATAACGACCGCGGCATCGCGACCGGCTGGCTCGACGGGCGGCTCTCCGAGCGCGGGCGCGCACTGGCTAGCGAGCTGGGCGCGCGGCGGCGCGATGATGGCATCACCGCCGTGTTCACATCCGACCTGGGGCGCGCGGTCGAGACGGCGCGGATCGCCTTTGAAGCGGCGGCAGTGCCAATCTTGGCCGACTGGCGGCTGCGCGAGTGCGACTACGGCGACCTGAACGGCCAGCCCGCAGCGGCAATGCACCGCAGCCGCGCGCAGCACCTCGATCTGCCCTACCCCAACGGCGAGAGCTGGCGACAGGCGGTCGCGCGGGCCAGCCGTTTCCTGGGTGACCTGCGACCTCGCTGGGAAGGGCGGCGCATCCTGGTGATCGGCCACGTGGCCACGCGCTGGGCCCTCGACCAGCAGCTGAATGGCGTGGCGCTCGAAGCCCTGATGGAGCAGGACTTCGCGTGGCGCGAGGGCTGGGAGTATCGCTTGCGCGACTGATCAGCAATAGGGTTGGGACATGTCCATTCTGCCCCCATGCGCTGCCAAGTGCGAAAACTACAACGAGTCCTACAGCCTACCGGCTTTCACTTATGTTCAGTGACATCACATGAGCTATCCTCTATACTAGCGCTATTCGCCCACATACCAGCAACAAGGCTCGATATGCATCGCATCGCAACCCTCCTCGCCGCACTCCTGTTTTTTGTAGCATCCCAGCCACTCGACGCATATAGCAAGGGTTCGCACCAGCCCATCGCGCCCGCCGCGCGGGTGCTGCAGGTGGGGCCGGGGCGCACCTACACCACGCCCAGCCAGGCGGCCAAGGCCGCGCAGGATGGCGACACCATCGAGATCGACGCGGGAGTCTATGCCAACGACTGGGCAACTTGGAGCGCTAGCAACCTAACTATCAGAGGAGTCAATGGGGTGGCGCAGCTCCAGTCGAGCGGTCTTATCCCCAACGGCAAGGCCATCTGGGTGGTCGTTGGGCAGAACACCACCATCGAGAACATCGCGTTCTCCGGCGCACGCGTAAAAGACCTGAACGGCGCGGGCATCCGCCAGGAGGGCGCGGGTCTAACCCTACGCCGCTGCTCGTTCCACGACAACGAGAACGGCATCCTGACCGGGAGCAACAGCAGCAGCGACATCGTGATCGAGCACTCGGAGTTCGCCAACAACGGCCTGGGCGACTCGGGGTACACCCACAACATGTACATCGGCCAAATTCGCTCGTTCACCCTGCGCTACAGCTACTCGCACCACGCCAACATCGGCCACACCGTGAAGAGCCGCGCAAAGACGAACTACATCCTCTACAACCGGATTATGGACGAGGCCAGCGGCACATCGAGCTACACCATCGACCTGCCAAACGGCGGCACGTCCTATGTGATTGGCAACCTGCTGCAGCAGGGGCCAAACACCGACAACCCCGTGATCCTCACCTACGGCGAGGAGGGCGCGGTCAACCCCGACCAGCACCTGTATGTCGTGAACAACACCATGGTGAACGACCGGCCCAGCGGCGGCACCTTCGTGCGGGTGGTCGGTAGCGTGCCCGCGCAGGTGCAGAACAACCTGTTTGTGGGCACCGGCACACCCTACTCCGGCCCCGGTACGGCCAACCTGATCAGCAACCTCGCCACCGCCGACGCGGGGCTAGTGGACCGCGCCGGGTTCGACTACCGCCTGGCCGCCGGGTCGCCCGCCATCGGCGCGGGCACAAGCCCAGGCGCGGCCAGCGGCGTGGCGCTCGCCCCGGCGTACGAGTACGTGCACCCGATGGGCATGCAGGAGCGGCTCGCCGTGGGGGCGCTGGACGTGGGCGCGTACGAGTATGTGCCGCCCGCCACCGAGCCGCCCGCCGCGCCATCCGCGCTGGCCGCCGAGGCCACATCCTTCGCCCAGATCGATCTCACATGGGCCGACGCGGCGGACAACGAGATCGGCTTCAAGATCGAGCGCCGCACGGGAAGCGCGGGCAGCTACGCGCAGATCGCCACGGTGGGCGCGGACACCACGGCCTTCTCCGACACGCTCGGCCTGCGGCCCGGCACGCAGTACACCTACCGCGTGCGCGCCACCAACGCCAAGGGCGACTCGGCCTACTCCGGCGAGGCATCGGCCACGACGCTGGCGGGCAGCCAAGCCTTCCTGCCGCTGGTGATGAGGTAAGCAAGGCAGCAGCTATATCGCACATTGGTGTGACGGCTCCCACGGCTAACGCGCGTGGGCTTCAAGGGAGTGCCGCCCCACTCCACCATGTCAGGTACGAAGGGTAGCGAGGCCGCGTTGGAGGATGTTGATCGCCGCATTCACATCACGATCCATCACCAGCCCACACGTCGGGCACCTATGCACGCGGTCAGACAAGGTCTTATCGACCAATGTGCCGCAGCGGGAACACATTTTGGACGTGTTGCGGGGGTCGACCAGCATGACCCGCCTGCCAGCTTCTGCCGCTTTGCTGACGGTCATCGCGATAAACTGCGACCACGCCACGTCCATAATGCTCTTGCGCATCCCGCTGCTCGTGCCCATGGCTTGCGGGGCAAGGTCTTCAAACACGATGACTTGAAAGCGATTGACGAGCGTGCGACTTGCCTGATGCGCAAAATCGCTGCGTCGGTTGGCAATGCGCTCGTGGATCTTGGCAAGGATCAGCTTTTGTTTGGTGTGCTCGGCCCAGTTTGCTGCTTGCTTGGCGGCGTCCTTCCGCCGCTGGACGCGCCCCAGGTCTGCTTCATCGCGGCGGTAGAAACGCGGGTTAGGGATCTGCTCGCCATCGGAGAACGTCGCGAACGATGCCAGCCCCATATCCACGCCCACCACTTCGCCCGTGGGGCGTTGTTCATGCGTTTCCAGCTCGCAGGAAAACGAGACAAACC
The genomic region above belongs to Chloroflexia bacterium SDU3-3 and contains:
- a CDS encoding GNAT family N-acetyltransferase; the encoded protein is MQNRAIETARLRIRAVRAADLDDICEYGADPEAGRYMRYWPKTRAKIADFIDTCIGEMSNSQPSWYEFAIILREHSKMIGNISLVVEADQAEIGWISNRRYWNHGYMTEAAQAVIHLAFDALGMRKIIGTCHEENIGSARVMEKCGMARAGHEEGHQMIKDGVAHTYTRLIYCIEKGK
- a CDS encoding histidine phosphatase family protein, translated to MTIQIVFETHSWSEDNDRGIATGWLDGRLSERGRALASELGARRRDDGITAVFTSDLGRAVETARIAFEAAAVPILADWRLRECDYGDLNGQPAAAMHRSRAQHLDLPYPNGESWRQAVARASRFLGDLRPRWEGRRILVIGHVATRWALDQQLNGVALEALMEQDFAWREGWEYRLRD
- a CDS encoding IS200/IS605 family element transposase accessory protein TnpB; protein product: MQKTYKYRIYLTKEQRRLLEQQLELCRWVYNETLAERTRAYEERGKRLRLYDTQALLPVWKVAKPALKGVHSQVLQNVSVRVDLAYHAFFQRVKRGAEQAGFPRFKGKGRYDSITYPQYGNGVRLEGNRLLLSNVGAVHVVLHRPVEGTPKTVTIRRSRSGKWFVSFSCELETHEQRPTGEVVGVDMGLASFATFSDGEQIPNPRFYRRDEADLGRVQRRKDAAKQAANWAEHTKQKLILAKIHERIANRRSDFAHQASRTLVNRFQVIVFEDLAPQAMGTSSGMRKSIMDVAWSQFIAMTVSKAAEAGRRVMLVDPRNTSKMCSRCGTLVDKTLSDRVHRCPTCGLVMDRDVNAAINILQRGLATLRT